TCCCGCTGCGAACTCGTCCAACCCCTCGCGTGGCCCGGTGACCGGATCACTAGGCTCAGCCAAATGAAGCAGCCTACCCCCGACCGGCTGGGCCGCCGGGTGGGCGTCGTCCGTCTCGGTGCCAGACAGGTCGACCCGGACCGGGGCCGGGCCGCAAACGTTGCTGTCCCGATCGGCGGGGCGGCTCACGGCAGGAAGGGGAAACGGTGAAGGGGTGGCTTCCACTCACGCTCGGCCTGCTGGCCGTCGTGGTCGGGGCGGTCTGGACGGTGCAGGGGCTGGGCTACGTCAGCGGCAGCGTCCTGACCGACCAGCGGATCTGGGCGCTGGTCGGACCGCTGCTGGTGCTCGTCGGGCTCGTGGTGCTCTGGTTCGGGATGCGCGCCCGGCGCCCGCGTTCCTGACCACGCGTGTCCGCGACCACCAGCGTTCCTGACCACGCGTGTCCCTGACCGCCCGCAGAACGGCCGACCGACGGGCGGGCCATGCGGAAAGCCCCGCGTCCGGTCTGGACACGGGGCTTTACAGGGGCGGACCCGTGGGGACGGGTCAGCCTGTTGGCCGGCGGGGGCCGACCGGTGCTGCTCAGATGGGACGGACCTGCTCCGCCTGCGGGCCCTTCTGGCCCTGGGCGATCTCGAACTCCACCCGCTGGTTCTCCTCCAGCGAGCGGTAGCCGCTGGTCTGGATCGCCGAGAAGTGGACGAACACGTCAGCACCCCCGCCGTCGACGGTGATGAAGCCGAAGCCCTTGTCTGCGTTGAACCACTTCACGGTTCCCTGCGCCATGTGTATCTCCTTCTAAAACTGGCGGCCGAGCACGCCGTGCGGCCGGTTGGCCGTTTTCGAGCAGCGGCGCCTGAGGCGGCCCCCTGGAAGGAGACTTCTCTCAACCCACGCCATCTCTCAACAGCGGGGAACAGCAAACCACGTACGCAAAAACTCTGCACAGCCTACCGGACGAAATTCTCCTACATGTGACCTGAAGGACGCCAGACACCGAGCCGCCCGGACATGGCACGGCCCCCGTCCGGTCTCGGACGGGGGCCGGGGATCCTCGCTCAGTCGGGCCAGTGCCCGGTCAGCCGACGGACACCCACCGCGCCACCCCGGTCGACCGCCGCCCGGACCACCGCGAAGATCGCGCCCTGGAGGGCGGCGGCGGCCAGGATCTCGGCCCAGCCACGGTCCTCGTCGGTGGCGCTGGGCGCCTCGCCGTCCCCCGCGGTCATCTTCCACACCTGCCGGAACACCGCACCGGCGACGGCACCGGCGGCCACGCCGAGGAGCACACCCACCGGCTTGTACGCGACCTTGTTGATACCCCTGCTCACCTACGCCTCCCGCCGACGATCACCAGCACCACCACGGTAGCCAACGCGCCGGCCGCGAGCACCGCCCACGGCACCGGGTCCCGCCGCACCAGCGCGCCCGTCCCCCGCGCCTGGCCGCGCGCCGTGCCGGCCGTCTGGGCGGCCTGCCCGCGTACCCTCGCCATCGTCTGGGCCGCCTGGTGGCGGACCTGTCCGGCCTGCTGGGCCGCCTGACGGCGGACTTGTCCCGCCTGGTGGGCCGCCTGACGGCGGACTTGTCCCGCCTGCTCGCGCATCCGCTCGCGGGTCTGCCCGGCCTGTTCGCGCATTCGTTCCCGGGCCTGCCCGGCCGACTCCCGCAGGCGCGCCTTGACGTCGACCTTCGCGGCCAACGCCTCTACCGTCTCGCTGAGTTCGATCCGGGTCCGCCGGATCTCCTCGCGGAGCGCCTCCGGGTCACCGGTCCCGTTGCCCCTCATGGCCGGCCCCTGTCCCGGACCGCCGCGGCGACCGTGTCGACGTCCGCGCGGACGCTGCGGACCGTCGCCGCCGGCACCGGTGGCACCGCCTGGCTGACCTGCTTCTTGCCGACCAGGGCAAAGATCCCCGCGAACACGAAGAGCACCACGGCGACGATCAGGGCGGCCAGCCACGCCGGCAGCACCAGTGCCAGCAGCAGGACGACGGCGGTGAGCAGCGCGCCGAGCCCGTAGACGGCGAGCACCCCGCCGCCGCCGAAGAGGCCGACCCCGATGCCGGCGCGCTTGCCCTTCTCGGTCAGCTCCGCGCGGGCCAGTGCCAGCTCGTCTCGGACGAGTCGGGAGACCTGCTCCGTGGCGCGCTGCACCAGCTCCGCAGTCGACGGCTCGTTGCGGGTCCGGGACGTACTGGGATTCGCGACGTCAGCCATGCTGTCCTCCTTTCTTCCTCACCGCGCTGTATGCCCTGACTCGCCAGGGATCAATCCTGCGCGGGGCGACCAGTCGGAGCGGACCGCGCCGAGTGCGCGTCCCCACAAACCGCCCGGTCAAACCCAAACCCGACCGGCGGCCGGGGTCGGGTGGCGGCGAGCCGTGCTCCGGGCACCTTCGCACCGGCGGTCAGCGGTGGCTGCGGGCGGGCTCGGCCGCGTCGTCCCGCTCACGCCCGTCGCGCGGCCGGCGGCGAGCGCCGTCGTCCGACTCGCCTTCCGCGAAACGGTGGCCGTCGACCGGCTCGTCCGGGCCGACGAATGCCTCGCTTCGGGCCTCCCCGTCGTCGCTGCCACCGAAGAGCCGGGCGTCGTCCGGGACGCCGCCGTCGGGGCGGCGGACCGGTCGGCGGGGCTGCACCCACTGCCAGGGCAGTTCGCTGCTGGCGTCACCCACTTCGGTACGGAGGCGGGGCATGGCGGTGGGGCGCTGTTCGCGTACCCAGGCGACCAGGTGCTCGCGGACCAGGCACCGCAGGTCCCACAGGTTGCCGGCGTTGGCGGCGCTGACCAGCGCCCGGACCCGGACGTTGCCGCCGGTGGCGTCGGTGACCTGGAGCACGCAGACCCGACCGTCCCAGAGTTCGGTGCTCTCGACCAGGCGACGCAACTCCTCGCGCATGGCCTGCACCGGCACCGCCCAGTCCAGGTCGAACTCGGCGGTGCCGAGCACGGCCGCCTGGGTCCGGGTCCAGTTCTGGAACGGCGTGCTGGTGAAGTAGGAAGTGGGCAGGATCAGCCGGCGGTCGTCCCAGATCTGGACCACCACGTAGCTCAGGGTCAACTCCTCGATCCGACCCCACTCCCCCTCGACGACCACCACGTCGTCGAGGCGCACCGCGTCGCTGAAGGCCAGTTGCAGTCCGGCGAAGACGTTGCCGAGCAGGCTCTGCGCGGCCAGGGCGGCGACCACACCGACCACACCGGCGCTGGTCAGCACGCCGGCCCCGATACCCCGGACGCTGGGGAAGGTCATCAGCATCACACCGATGGTGAGCACCACGATCACCGCGATGGTCAGCCGACGCAGCATCACCACCTGGGTACGCACCCGGCGGGCGTGCCGGTTGTCCGGCACGTCGATCCGGAACCGGGCCAGGGCGGTGTCCTCGACGACCACCAGCAGCGCGGCCACCAGCCAGGCGGTGCTGGCGATCACGCAGAGCACCAGCACGTGCAGCAGCACCTGCCGCCACTGGTCGCCGACCGCGTAGCCGGTGCTGAACCGGATGGCGAACTGGACGGCCAGCACGGTGGCGGCGATCTTCAACGGCCGGTGCGCGTGGTCGGCCAGCTCTCCCATCAGCAACGAGTTCCGACCGAGCCGGCGGACCAGCCGATGGGTGACCTCGACCACCAGAAGGGCGATCGCCGCCGCGACGAGCGCGGCGACGACCGTCCCGAGGTAGCTCTGCACTGCTTCTCTCCCTCATGCCGACGGTTGATCACATGGCAAAGGCCCCATGTTGCCCGCCGAACGACGAACCGACCAGCGTCACACCTTCCGGTAGCGGGACTGGAGGAAGCAGAACGCGCCGAAGGCGGCGATGCCGAGCGCGACGAGGGTGAGCAGGATCGTGCCGTAGGACTGCTCGCGCAGGGTCCGCAGGGCGGCGTCCAGGCCACGGGCCTTCTCCGGGTCGTAGTTCACCGCGGCGACGACGACCAGGATGCCGGCGATGGCGTACGCGATGCCCTTGGCAACGTAGCCGGCGACGCCGAGGCGGCGGGCCAGCTTCCGGGTGCGGGGGTTCATCTCGCCGGTCTTCAGGTGCTTCTCGAAGCGCTTGACCAGGCCGTAGATGACCAGGCCGACCCCGATGGCGGCGAGCACCAGCCCGGCCAGGCCGACCAGCCAGCGACCACCGGAGGAGGTCATCAGCTCGCCGGTGAGCGCCTCCTGCTTGTCGGCGCTGTTGGAGCCGGCGTCGGAGAAGACCTTCCAGGCGGTCCAGGCGAAGTAGAGGTAGACGATGGTGCGGCCGGTGGAGGCAAGTCGTTCGACGACCCGTTCGCCGCCACGCTCGGCGCGGTGCCCGACGGCGGCTTCGAGCCCCTGCCAGATCGCCATGGCGAGCAGGCCGACCGCGATCGCGACGACGAGGAACTTGCCCATCGGCTGGGCGGCGAGGGTCCGCAGGGCGCCGGACTGGTCCCCGTCGTCGGCGGACTTGCCGAAGGCGATCTGCAACGCCAGCCAGGCGAAGAGAAGGTGGACGATCCCGTAGCCGATGAAGCCGACTCGGGCGAGGGTTTCCAGCCACCGGCTGTTGGCCGTGCGGGCGGCGGTGGCCTGGGCACTGTGGGTGAGAGACATGGCGGCAGATTCACCGATCCCCATGGTCCTCAAACGTCGGGCCCCGCCGCCCGGGGGCGGTCAGCTGCCGGGACTACGCGCGACGCGGATCGTGACGTTGGCGTCGGTGACACTGTCGACCGACACCGTGAAGCCTCCGACCTCGGTGGCCTGCTGGCCGGTGGTGAGGGTGAGCTGCTCGCCGGCCACCTCGACGGTGACCTGATCGTCCTGGGCGCTGATCAGCTTGGCCTCGATGCCGAGGACGTTGGCGCTGGCCTCGACGCCCCGGTCGAAGGTGACCGTACAGGCGTCCAGTCCACAGTCGGTGGTGGCGTTCTCCGAGCTGCAACCGGCGAGCACGGCGACGCCCAGTACAAGGCCGGCGACCAGGCCGGCGGCGCGGCGGGCGGGGGTGAGGGCGGGGGTGGCGCGTCGGTTCGTCACGGAGGCAAGGGTACGCAACCCGCTCCACCCCGGCACCACGACGATCTTGGCTGGCCGGGGCGGGCACGTGTTCACCCCGACCACACCGTCGAGGAGGTCGACCGGTTGCTGGCCGAACCGGACCGGCCGGGTGCGTTCCGGAGGGAGAATGGCCGGGTGAGCTACCTCGTGGAGGACGACCCGGCCCGCCGCCGCTTCGAGATCCTGGTCGACGACGCGCTGGCCGGGTTCACCGCGTACCGGCCGCGCGGCGCAGACGTGCTGGTCTTCACCCACACCGAGGTGGATCCGGCGTTCCGGGGCGCGGGCGTCGGCGAGGCGCTGGTCCGGGGCGCGCTGGACGAGGTACGCCGGCGCGGCGCGCGGGTGGTCCCGCGCTGCCCGTTCATGGCCGCCTTCATCGACCGCCACCCCGGTTACGCCGACCTCGTCACCGCCACCGACGGGTCGTAGCCGGCCGGCGCCGGAGGGCGGCGGGTGGGACTCGGTCAGGCCCGTATCCCGCTGAGGAGTTCGGCGACGGCCCACGCCCCGGCCGTGCTCGCGCCGTGCGTGGCGACGTGCACCCGCCCGGCGACCAGCACCGGAAGGCCGAGTTCGACCACCACCGCGTCCGGGCGGGCGGCCAATATACGCTCCACCGCCGCCCGCATCCACCCGTGCCGATGCAGGTCGCGGACCACCAGCACGAGGGGCCGGCCGGGCGTGCCGGCGGCCGGGTCGGCGGGTACGTCCGCCTCGGCGTACCGGACGGTGGTGGTGCCGGGCAGCAGCTCGGCCAGGGGCGCGCCGATCCCCCACGGGGTCTCCGCGCCGATGGCGATGTTGCGCGGCGGCGCGAACTCCACCACGTGCGCCGGGGCGGTGAGCGGCACCAGCGGTCCGCCGTCGTCGGTGGTGACCCGGACCGCCCGACGCGCGGCGGCCAGCCCGACCCCGTTCCCGCCGGTGTACCGGGGGCGGGCGGCACGGGCGGTGGTGGTCCAGGCGGCGAGCTGGCCGACCCGTTTGGCCGCCTCGGCGAGCCGCTCCTCGGGCAGGTCCCCGGCGACCACCGCCGCCACGATGCCGTCGCGCAGCCGGCGGGCGGTCTCCTCGTCGGCGTGTTCCCCGCCGACGCAGATCGCGTCCGCCCCGGCGGCGAGCGCCCGGACCGTCGCGCCGACCAGGCCGTAGGTGCCGGCGACCGCGCGCATCTCCACCGCGTCGGTCACCACCACGCCGTGGAAGCCCAACTCGTCGCGGAGCAGGTCGGTCAGGACGCGCCGGCTCAGCGTGGCCGGCAGGTCGGGGTCGAGGGCGGGGACCACGAGATGCCCGGTCATCACCGCCTGCACCCCGGCGGCGATGGCGGCCCGGAACGGCACCAGCTCGTTCGCGTCGAGGCGGGCCCGGTCGGCGGTGATCCGGGGCAGGTCGTGGTGCGAGTCGACCCGGGTGTCGCCGTGCCCGGGGAAGTGCTTGGCGCAGGCGGCGACCCCGCCCGCCTGGAGGCCACGGACCCAGGCGGCGGTGTGCCGGGCGACCAGCGCGGGATCGGCGCCGAACGCGCGTACCCCGATCACCGGGTTGTCCGGGTTCGAGTTGACGTCGGCGTCCGGCGCGTAGTCGAGGGTGACGCCGGCGGCGGCCAGCTCCGCCCCGAGGTCCCGGGCCACCTCCTCGGTGAGGGCCACGTCGTCGACGGCGCCGAGGGCGAGGTTGCCCGGACGGGAGCTGCCCGGCCCGGACTCGATCCGGGTCACGTCGCCGCCCTCCTCGTCGATGGCGACGACGACGTCCGGTCGTTCGGCGCGCAGCGCGGCGGTGAGCGCGGCGACCTGGGCCGGGTCGACGACGTTGCGGGCGAACAGGACCACCGAGCCGAGCCCCTCGCCGAGCCACCGGCGGACCCACGGGGGCGGGGTGGTGCCGACGAACCCGGGTTGCAGGACGGCAGCGGCCAGGCTCGCCAGGTTCCCCATCGGTGCGCTCATGTGGCCCCCGTACCCCCTCGGTCTCCGGCGGCGGGCCCGCC
The nucleotide sequence above comes from Micromonospora pallida. Encoded proteins:
- a CDS encoding cold-shock protein, with product MAQGTVKWFNADKGFGFITVDGGGADVFVHFSAIQTSGYRSLEENQRVEFEIAQGQKGPQAEQVRPI
- a CDS encoding DUF4235 domain-containing protein, translating into MSRGINKVAYKPVGVLLGVAAGAVAGAVFRQVWKMTAGDGEAPSATDEDRGWAEILAAAALQGAIFAVVRAAVDRGGAVGVRRLTGHWPD
- a CDS encoding phage holin family protein, yielding MADVANPSTSRTRNEPSTAELVQRATEQVSRLVRDELALARAELTEKGKRAGIGVGLFGGGGVLAVYGLGALLTAVVLLLALVLPAWLAALIVAVVLFVFAGIFALVGKKQVSQAVPPVPAATVRSVRADVDTVAAAVRDRGRP
- a CDS encoding DUF1206 domain-containing protein, coding for MSLTHSAQATAARTANSRWLETLARVGFIGYGIVHLLFAWLALQIAFGKSADDGDQSGALRTLAAQPMGKFLVVAIAVGLLAMAIWQGLEAAVGHRAERGGERVVERLASTGRTIVYLYFAWTAWKVFSDAGSNSADKQEALTGELMTSSGGRWLVGLAGLVLAAIGVGLVIYGLVKRFEKHLKTGEMNPRTRKLARRLGVAGYVAKGIAYAIAGILVVVAAVNYDPEKARGLDAALRTLREQSYGTILLTLVALGIAAFGAFCFLQSRYRKV
- a CDS encoding GNAT family N-acetyltransferase, whose translation is MSYLVEDDPARRRFEILVDDALAGFTAYRPRGADVLVFTHTEVDPAFRGAGVGEALVRGALDEVRRRGARVVPRCPFMAAFIDRHPGYADLVTATDGS
- a CDS encoding glycoside hydrolase family 3 protein, producing the protein MSAPMGNLASLAAAVLQPGFVGTTPPPWVRRWLGEGLGSVVLFARNVVDPAQVAALTAALRAERPDVVVAIDEEGGDVTRIESGPGSSRPGNLALGAVDDVALTEEVARDLGAELAAAGVTLDYAPDADVNSNPDNPVIGVRAFGADPALVARHTAAWVRGLQAGGVAACAKHFPGHGDTRVDSHHDLPRITADRARLDANELVPFRAAIAAGVQAVMTGHLVVPALDPDLPATLSRRVLTDLLRDELGFHGVVVTDAVEMRAVAGTYGLVGATVRALAAGADAICVGGEHADEETARRLRDGIVAAVVAGDLPEERLAEAAKRVGQLAAWTTTARAARPRYTGGNGVGLAAARRAVRVTTDDGGPLVPLTAPAHVVEFAPPRNIAIGAETPWGIGAPLAELLPGTTTVRYAEADVPADPAAGTPGRPLVLVVRDLHRHGWMRAAVERILAARPDAVVVELGLPVLVAGRVHVATHGASTAGAWAVAELLSGIRA